The Halalkalicoccus subterraneus genome includes the window TGCCGGTGATGTCGGTGAACTGTAAGCGCAGGAACTTCACGTTCTCGTCTTCGATGCGCTTCAGTACCGATTGTTCTTCAGATGTAAGGTTTCCGTTTGCCATCGTTCTCGACAGTCTCTCTGAACACAGTTGCCACCAAAATACTATCGCTCTACGCAAGTATTCCGTTCCCGAAATAGAACTGGATATTCGTAAACTTCTAATGGATGCAGTGGGTCAGTGGAACCGATGACGTACGAAAATCTCGATTCGAAGTTGGTGAACGCGCTGCTGCACGACGGTCGTGCGAGCCTTCGCAGCCTCGCTGAGGATCTCGACGTCTCGGTGACGACCATCTCGAACCACCTCTCGGCCCTCGAAGAGGAGGGCGCGATCACCGGCTACACCCCGAAGATCGACTACGGGAGACTCGGATACGACGTGACCGCGATCCTCCAACTCAAGGTCGAAGGGAACGCCCTACCGGACGTGACCGAACGCCTCGAGAACTCCGAACGGATGATCAGCGTCTACGAGGTCACCGGCGACCACGACATCATCGCGATCGCGAAGTTCGAGGACACGGATGCCATGAACGAGGGGATCAAATCGCTCTTGGTGGACCCCGACATCCGCGAATCGAACACCAGCGTCGTGCTGAACGCCCCCATCGAGAACCGCCAGTTCCCCCTCGAACTCGAGGAATAAGGACGGTTTCTGCGAGAACGCCCATTTCGAAACCGGCCCCTACCTACATGGCCGTCCGGTTCGTTCGCCAGAATCATGAAAGGACTGGCGTTTCAAGCGGGGATCACCGCACTACTACTTGCGACCGTGGGGCTGCTTGCGCTCCTCGCACTGTTCCCGACGCTACCACTATCGACGTGTACCGAAGTTGCGTACACGATTTGGGATGCGCCCGGTCAACCGACGTTCTACGGTTTCGACGGGTCGTATCTCGTCTACACGCCGGACGGCGGGACGAACGAATGTACGACCGCCGCCGCCGTTCCGGGCGTGCCAGTTGTGCTGCTCGTACTCGGCGGACTGCTGGTCGCCGGCTCGGTGCTTCGGAAATAGGAGTCGACGGCCGGAACAGGTATGACGAACGATGGGAGTTTCTGGCTATACTCGGGCTCTTGCTTGAGGGGTGATCGCGTTCGCCTTCGTCGCCAGCGCGGTCCACGTCGGCGTGCTCCGGGCACTCGACGTCTGTTTTCGACGAGAACGAGGACCGCTCTTTTCGAACGAGGATACGCGCCGCTGATCGGTCGGAAACGGAAAGAAATCGGTTCGACAGTGGTTGGTTAGTGATGAAGGCGTGTGGGCCTACTCCATATCGGCGGGCGAAGCAGAGCTTCGCTGCCTCCGTGAGACGAATTCCCTTCGTCTCACATAGCGCCGCCCATGCCGCCCATTCCGCCCATTCCGCCCATTCCGCCGCCCATGCCGCCGCCGCCCGGGGGCATTTCGTCGTCGCCGCCGTCGTCGGCGTCGATCTGGCCGCCAGAGAGGTCGCCCGCGGCGATCACGTCGTCGATCCGGAGGATCATGACCGCGGCCTCGGTGGCGCTTTCGATGGCCTGCGTCTTCACGCGCAGCGGCTCGACGACGCCCTCCGCTTCCATGTCGATGACGTCGCCGGTGTAGGCGTCCAGCCCGGCGTTCTGTGCGCCGCCGTCGTGCTGGCTACGCAGTTCGACCAGCGAGTCGATCGAATCGAGACCCGCGTTCTCCGCGAGCGTGCGCGGGTTGACCTCGAGTGCGTCCGCGAAGGCCTCGACTGCGAGCTGTTCGCGCCCGCCGACCGAGTCGGCGAAGTCACGCAGCGCGAGCGCGAGTTCGATCTCGGGCGCGCCGCCGCCGGGCAGGACCTGTCCGTCCTCGAGCGTGACGCGAACGACGCCAAGGGAGTCCTCGATGGCGCGCTCGACCTCGTCGACGACGTGCTCGGTGCCGCCACGCAGGATCATGGTGACGCTCTTCGCCTCCTCGACGTCCTCGACGAAGATGCGCTGGTCGCCGCCGATGTCCTTCTGGGCGACGCTACCCGCAAAGCCGAGATCGTCCTCGTCGAGGTCGTCGACGCTGGAGACGACGTGGCCACCCGTCGAGCGCGCGAGCCGCGAGAGGTCCGAGTCCTTCGCTCGGCGCACGGCGATGATGCCCTCCTGTGCGAGGAAGTGCTGGGCCATGTCGTCGATGCCGCTGCCGACGAAGACGACGTCCGCGCCGACGTCCTTGATCTGCTGGACCATCTCCTCGAGCTGGGATTCCTCCTGGTCGAGGAACTGCTGGAGCTGGTCGGGGTCGGTGACGTTGACCTCGGCGTCGACCTCGGTCTCCTTGACCTCGAGTGCGCCGTCGATCAGCGCGACGTTCGCGTCCTCGGCGAAGTAGGGCATGTTGTCGTGGACGCGCTCCTTGTCCACGATGACGCCCTCGATGAGTTCGGATTCGCTGGTCGCGCCGCCGACGACCTTCTCGACTTTGACGTTCTCAGTGTCGATACCGTCCTCGTCGGCGACGGACTGAACGGCGTCGACGACGAGTTCCGCGAGCACGTCGCGGGCGTTTTCGGCACCTTTGCCCGTCATCGCGGTCGCGGCGATCTGGGTGAGGACCTCGGTGTCGTTCTCGTCGACATCGATCGCGATCTCCTCGAGGACCTCTTTGGCCTTCTCCGCGGCCTGTCGATACCCCTGTGCGAGCGTGGTCGCGTGGATGTCCTGATC containing:
- the lrp gene encoding HTH-type transcriptional regulator Lrp translates to MTYENLDSKLVNALLHDGRASLRSLAEDLDVSVTTISNHLSALEEEGAITGYTPKIDYGRLGYDVTAILQLKVEGNALPDVTERLENSERMISVYEVTGDHDIIAIAKFEDTDAMNEGIKSLLVDPDIRESNTSVVLNAPIENRQFPLELEE
- the thsA gene encoding thermosome subunit alpha, with protein sequence MGNQPLIVMSDDSQRTSGRDAQSMNISAGKAVAESVRTTLGPKGMDKMLVDSSGGVVVTNDGVTILKEMDIEHPAANMIVEVAQTQEEEVADGTTSAVVVAGELLKQAEELLDQDIHATTLAQGYRQAAEKAKEVLEEIAIDVDENDTEVLTQIAATAMTGKGAENARDVLAELVVDAVQSVADEDGIDTENVKVEKVVGGATSESELIEGVIVDKERVHDNMPYFAEDANVALIDGALEVKETEVDAEVNVTDPDQLQQFLDQEESQLEEMVQQIKDVGADVVFVGSGIDDMAQHFLAQEGIIAVRRAKDSDLSRLARSTGGHVVSSVDDLDEDDLGFAGSVAQKDIGGDQRIFVEDVEEAKSVTMILRGGTEHVVDEVERAIEDSLGVVRVTLEDGQVLPGGGAPEIELALALRDFADSVGGREQLAVEAFADALEVNPRTLAENAGLDSIDSLVELRSQHDGGAQNAGLDAYTGDVIDMEAEGVVEPLRVKTQAIESATEAAVMILRIDDVIAAGDLSGGQIDADDGGDDEMPPGGGGMGGGMGGMGGMGGMGGAM